The window CTTCAACAACGTCAACTGACTGCTCAAGATGTGGTTCTAGGGATCGCAGCAAGCGGTAGGACTCCCTTTGTTATCTCAGCAATGGATTACGCCAGACAAGTCGGAGCCAAAACGATAGCACTCAGTACCCGAGGGCCAGGACTCATTTCACAACACGCAGATGTGTCTATTGCCCCAGATGTCGGTGCCGAGGTGCTCGCAGGATCAACACGAATGAAAAGCGGCTCGGCGCAAAAGATGTTGCTGGGAATGCTAAGTACCTCGGTCATGCTCCAACTGGGCAAAGTCCACGGCAACCTGATGGTGGACGTTAAAGCGAATAACCATAAGCTACGCATTAGAGCTCAACACATGGTGCAACAAATTTGTGAAGTGGGTGAGCTAACCGCCGCCAATCTGTTGGATGCGGTGGATTACAATGTCCGTGCAGCGGTTTTGCTGCACACGTTGGACACTTCACCTTCGAAAGCGCTTGCGCTTGCGGCGCAACCCTTCCAACCTCTGAAACAGCAGTTACTGCAAGGAAAATAGCATGGCAAATAAGATAGAACATCTGGAACTGATTGCCGATCAAATTGAGCAGCATATTGGCGGCTTTGATAATGTCGCGACTCTAACCAACTGCATGACACGTGTGCGTATCGTGCTAAAAGACCGCTCTCTATTTGACATGGATGCACTACGTGACGTCGACGGTATTAAAGGTGTCGTCGATGCCGGAGAGCAATATCAGATCATCGTCGGCATGGGTACTGCGGCAAAAGTCGCAGGTGTGCTGAACAAACGAATGAAAGGCGCTGGTGTTGAAGAAGAATCGACGGATATCCCTGTCACACAGCCCTTCTCTATTCGTCGCTCACTCAACACCTTAGCTGCGATCTTTGTCCCGACGATTCCGGCTCTGATCGGTTGTGGTTTAATATTGGGGATGGTGAACATCTTCAAACTCGTTGCTCCGGATTTTGTCGCGGCAAACCCAGATATCTTCACGTTATTTACTGTTGTTGGCAAAGCTGTATTCGCCGTGCTTTCTGTCATGATCGGTATGAATACCGCCAAAGAACTTCAAGCTTCTCCTGCGATTGGCGCGGTGATGGCTGCGGTATTGGCAGCGCCAGGCCTCGCCAATATCGAGTTATTTGGTAACGCGTTAGTACCGGGCGGCGGCGGCATGTTTGCTGTGCTGTTGGTCTGCGTCTTTTCTTCTAAATTTGAGCTTTGGTTCCGTAGCCACTGTAAAGAAAGTCTCGACCTTATCTTTACTCCAACCGTGACGATTTTGGTGTCGTCGGCAGTGGCTTTGTTCATCTTGCAACCTATCGCCCACGCGGTAAACGTGTGGCTAGGTAACTTGGTGTCGGTTGCACTACTTAACGAATCCGCAGGTTCGGTAGCCGTGGGCGGTGTTCTTGGTGGAGGCTTCCTATTCCTACTATTAACGGGCTTACACCAAGGTCTTATCCCTATTCATGCACAAATCCTTGAAACATTTGGCCTCAACTACCTGTTCCCGATTTTAGCAATGGGTGGCATGGGACAAGTCGGTGCAGCGGCGTACGTTTACCTTAAGTCGAAAAATGAACGCCTGAAAAAGACCATTACTGGTGCACTACCGGTAGGTATTCTGGGTGTAGGCGAACCTTTGTTGTTTGGTGTATCGTTACCGTTAGGTAAAACCTTTATTGCAGGTTGTCTTGGCGGTTTTGCTGGCGGTGCAATGATGGCGGCTTTCAAGATTGGCATCATCATTCCATTTGGCACTGCAGGGCTTTCTCTGATTCCACTGGTTGGTGAAGGGCAGATTCCATCCTTCCTGCTTGCGGTAGTATGTGCATGGATTGTCGGCTTTATCGCGTCGATGCTATTAGGATTTACCGATCCAGTCGAAAAGCCAGCGAAAAGTCGCTAATATCATCCCGTCGTACAATTCACTGCGACGGGACGATTTCACTGCAGAGGCACCAATGGAAAGCATAATTAATAAAGTCAAAGCACTCGCTCATTCCAGCAACCTGAACGAGAAAAAGATTTCGCACTTTATTATTGAGCAGCAGTTTGACCTCTCTAAGTTTAGCGCCACCAAAATCGGCGCTAAACTGGGTATTAGCGATTCTTCGGTGATTCGTTATGCCAAGAGTATCGGCTGTAGCGGCTTTCCCGATTTAAAACTTAAGCTGGCGGCACTCGCACCACAGACGCAAAAACTGCCTACTCAGTCAGTGTATGCGGAAATCGAAAGCAGCGACTCGACCCAGGCCATCATCGAGAAATCAAAAAACTTATTTACCAGTAAGATCGAGCAATCTTTAAGCCTGATTGATACCGACACCATTGAACGTAGTGCTGAGGTATTGCTGAAAGCAAATAAGATTCTGCTTTCCGGCATTGGCGCTTCCGCGTTGGTCGCCGCCGATATCAATCACAAGCTAATTCGCTCTGGCTTTAACGTGCAGTTCAATCTGGATTACCACATGCAAATCGTCCAGGCTTCGCTGCTTAAAAAAGGTGATGTTTTACTGGTCGTATCGGCGCGAGGTAATACTCAGGAAGTGTTGGCCGCGATTGAAAAAGCACGCGCCAACGGTGCCAAAGTCATCGCTTTGACTCGTTACGGCAAAGGCAAAGTAGCTCAGCTATCAGATTTCGTTATTCCTTATAGCTACACCGAAGAGCACAACCAGCTGGGTATGGTCACGCCACAACTGCTGCAGATGATTGCTTTCGATATTCTGTTTTTCAAACTTAACACGCTAACCGACTCTGTCTGCATGAACACGGCGTTAGATTCACTTCGTCAAATTCAGCGCTAACGAGGTCTACCGAAAAAAGTTAGTGTTCAACCGCGTGGTCACACTCGCGGCATTCTGGGTCTGTTTACACTAGTTTTGTCAGTGAGCATAAAAGCAAAAGCCACCTATCACGCAGTGCGCAATAGGTGGCTTGTTTATCCACTTAATTTCGATTCAGGGTTATTCCACCGTTACCGCTTTCGCCAGGTTACGAGGTTGGTCAACGTCAGTCCCTTTGATCAAAGCAATGTAGTAAGACAGCAATTGCATTGGAATGGTGTAGTAAATCGCTGCAGTGATTTCGCTTACGTGTGGCATGGTGATGATCTTCATCGTCTCATCACCTTCAAAACCTGCATCAGCGTCAGCAAATACGTACAGTAGACCGCCACGTGCGCGAACTTCTTCAACGTTTGATTTCAGCTTCTCAAGTAGGTCATTACTTGGCGCAACCACAACCACTGGCATGTCAGCATCGATAAGCGCTAATGGACCGTGTTTTAGCTCACCTGCTGCGTACGCTTCAGCGTGAATGTACGAGATCTCTTTTAGTTTCAGAGAGGCTTCCATCGCGATTGGGTAGAACTCACCACGGCCAAGGAACAGTGTGTGGTGTTTATCAGCAAAATCTGTTGCCAATGCTTCGATATCTTTCTCGAAAGACAACGCCTGATTGATTTGCTCTGGGAGCGCGTGCAGTGCTTCTACGATCTCTTTTTCTTTCTCTTTGCTGATACGGTTCTGTTGCTTACCAAGTGCCGTAACCAGCATAAGAAGAGCAGATAGCTGAGTCGTGAATGCTTTGGTAGAAGCCACACCGATTTCAACACCTGCGCGAGTCATAAAGGCAAAATCAGATTCACGAACCAATGAAGAGCCCGCCACGTTACAGATAGTCATTGCCGCCATGTAGCCTTTCTCTTTTGCAAGACGAAGCGCCGCTAGAGTATCGGCCGTTTCGCCTGACTGCGATAGCGTAATTAGAAGGCTGTTTGGACGCGTCACAAACTTGCGGTAACGGAACTCAGAAGCGATTTCTACGTCACAGCTCACGCCCGCAATATCTTCAAACCAGTAACGTGCTGTCATACCGGCGTTGTAAGAGGTACCACACGCTACAATTTGCACGTGCTCTACACGGCTTAAGATATCTGAAGCATTCACACCAATCGCGTCAGTGACAACAGAATCGGCAGTAATGCGGCCTTCCATGGTATTGATTAGTGCTTTTGGCTGTTCATAAATTTCTTTTTGCATGAAGTGACGGTACTGGCCTTTATCACCCGCATCGTGTTCAGCGTTAGATTCTGTGATTTCGCGTTCTACACGCTCACCAGTTTCGTCGTAAACGGTCACTTCACGGCGAGTAATTTCTGCTACATCACCTTCTTCCAAATACATGAAACGGCGAGTCACGCTCAGCAATGCCAACTGGTCTGAAGCCAGGAAGTTTTCACCTACACCAAAGCCGATAACAATCGGGCTACCGGAACGTGCAACAACAATGCGAGAAGGATCTTTACGATCTAAAGCAACCGTACCGTAAGCACCTTCCAATTGCTTCGCGGTTTTTTGTACCGCTTCAAGCAGCGTTTCTGACGTGCGAAGTTCCCACTCCACCAGGTGTGCGATTACTTCAGTGTCAGTTTGAGACTCAAATACGTAACCGCGTTCACGTAACGTTTCACGCAGTTCTTCGTAGTTTTCGATGATGCCGTTATGCACAACAGCAATATCACCTGACATGTGTGGGTGCGCGTTTGCTTCTGAAGGTTCCCCGTGTGTTGCCCAACGCGTGTGCGCAATACCCGTGCCGCCGATGACTTTCTCTTGCTCAACCGCATCAGCCAGCTCTTGTACTTTGCCCAAACGACGAACGCGGGTCAGGTTATTTTCTGCATCGACGATTGCTACGCCTGCAGAATCATAACCACGGTATTCCAAACGGCGTAGACCTTCGACCAAAATTTCTGCAACATCTCGTTGTGCCACTGCACCTACGATTCCACACATGTGTTTCTCTCCGATTATAGTTTTGTTCTTCCCTAGCCATGATTTCATATAGAGGCAGCAAGCAAAGGCCTGTACATGAGGGAAGTGAATTTAAAAAATGTTAGTTTGAATATGAGTTTGTCAGGCGCAAATGACTTTCACACCTTGCTGTTCAATCTGGAATTTGTGTTCAGCTTTTATATCCGCGTCGGTTACCAGCACATCAATCTGTTGCCAGGCGAGCTCGAGATTCGGAATACGGCGGCCGATTTTTTCAGACTCAATCATTACGATGACTTCGCGGGAGACTTCCGCCATTACATTACTTAAGCCAACCAGCTCATTAAATGTGGTGGTTCCGCGCTCTAGGTCGATCCCATCAGCACCAATAAATAGCTGGTCAAAGTCATAAGCTCTTAAAACAGATTCAGCGACTTTGCCTTGAAAGGATTCAGAGTGCGTGTCCCAGGTTCCCCCAGTCATCAGCAAAGTAGGCTCACTCTCCAGCTCATTGAGCGCATTCGCCACATGTAATGAATTAGTCATTACAACTAAGCCACGCTTGTCGTTTAACTGCTGTATTAATGCTGCGGTCGTACTGCCACTGTCGATAACAATGCGATTATGGTCTCGGATCAGCGAAGCGGCCGCTTTAGCTAAATTTAGCTTTCGAGTCGAAACATTTGGACTCAATTCTTCATGGATAACTTCCGTCGGGATCGCAATCGCCCCACCATAACGACGCAAAAGCTGTCCATTTTTCTCCAAAGAAGCTAAGTCCTTTCTAATCGTGACTTCTGAGGTCTCAAATTGCTGAGCCAGTTCATCCACACTGACTTCGCCCAGCTCAGAAACTAGGTTAGAAATAGCGTGTCTTCTTAATTGAGTGTTTCGTTTCGACATTTACGTTTTAATTTTAAGTTTCGTTTCGAAAGTTATTATAGTCAAAACGAAACTTTCAAGTCCATTTATTTCGATCCAAAAAATTAATATTTCTCGATAAAACCTTGTCCTAAGACAATTCTTAAACAGTGATATTGGATTCATTCGGTGGTAGAATTCGCCACCGAAAAGAAAATAAATTACAGAAATGACGGCTATTTTTTTGCAACTTTCTGCATATAAAGTGGGATTAGTCACAAAAAGGTAACCAAAATCACCGATCTTTAAGTCATAAAATGACTAAACTTGGTGAAAGACTTTCAGAATCTGAAGTTCAATAATGTGGCGAAAAATCGGTGGGTGACAGGCACAAAATGTCACCAAATACGCCCTGGCTTCAGAGTAAATAACCGACTTTCAAATTGTAACTATACTTACCGGAGAGTATCTTCCATGAAAAAGACCAAAATCGTTTGTACGATTGGCCCTAAAACTGAATCTGTAGAGAAGCTAACTGAGCTAGTAAACGCAGGCATGAACGTTATGCGTCTAAACTTCTCTCACGGTGACTATGAAGAGCACGGCACTCGTATTGCGAACTTCCGCCAAGTAATGGAAGCAACGGGCAAACAACTAGCAATCCTTCTAGATACTAAAGGCCCAGAAATCCGCACTATCAAACTAGAAGGCGGTAACGACGTTGATCTAGTTGCTGGTCAAGAATTCACTTTCACAACTGATACTTCAGTTGTTGGTAACAAAGACACTGTAGCTGTGACTTACGCTGGTTTCGCTACAGACCTAAACGTTGGTAACACTATCCTTGTAGACGACGGTCTAATCGAGATGGAAGTTATCGCAACGACTGAAACTGAAGTTAAATGTAAAGTACTTAACAACGGCGCACTAGGCGAAAACAAAGGTGTTAACCTACCTGGCGTTTCTGTAAACCTTCCAGCTCTATCTGAAAAAGATAAGAACGACCTTAAGTTTGGTTGTGAGCAAGGCGTAGACTTCGTTGCGGCTTCTTTCATCCGTAAAGCTTCTGACGTTCAAGAAATCCGTGACGTACTTGCTGCAAACGGTGGCGAGAACATTCACATCATCTCTAAGATCGAAAACCAAGAAGGTGTTGATAACTTCGACGAGATCCTAGAGCTTTCTGACGGCATCATGGTTGCACGTGGTGACCTAGGTGTTGAAATCCCAGCTGAAGAAGTAATCTTCGCTCAAAAAATGATGATCGAGAAGTGTAACCGTGCACGTAAGATGGTTATCACTGCAACTCAAATGCTTGATTCTATGATCAACAACCCACGTCCTACTCGTGCGGAAGCTGGCGACGTTGCTAACGCAGTAATGGATGGTACTGACGCAGTAATGCTTTCTGGTGAAACAGCGAAAGGTAAATACCCTGTTGAAGCTGTAACTATCATGGCTCAAATCGCGAACCGTACGGATTCTGCTCTTAAAGCTGAGCTAGGTTCTCGTCTAGATAGCCCACGTCTACGCATTACTGAAGCAGTATGTAAAGGCGCAGTAGACACAGCTGAAAAACTGGCTGCTCCACTGATCGTTGTTGCAACTGAAGGCGGTAAATCTGCACGTTCAGTACGTAAGTACTTCCCAACTGCAAACATCCTAGCACTAACAACTAACACTAAGACTGCTGCACAGCTTGTTCTGACTAAAGGTGTTACTCCAATCGTTGTTGAATCTATTGCAAACACTGACGCATTCTACGTGACAGGTAAAGAGCTTGCTCTAGAGTCTGGCCTAGGTAACAAAGGCGACATCGTTGTGATGGTTTCTGGTGCTCTAGTTGCATCAGGTACAACCAACACGGCATCTGTACACGTTCTTTAATCCGTAACGTTTACAAGATAAACAAAAGAGGGCTTCGGCCTAATGCCAGTCAGTTAAGCTGACTGGCTTTCTTTTTATTAGGGTATTTTCTGACTTTTGCTTTGACGGCCCTCGGGTATATCCGATCTTCTCGTTTGATAGGCAATACATGGTGAGAGGTCTCTTCTATCAAGTGAGTGATCCTCTTTGGTATCGTTCCTGCTGATTCTAGCCAGAAGCCATGGATTAGATGAATAATGGCGTGAGCACAAGTCGTGAAACTCAGTTGGTTTGGATATAAACCAGGTATGCTGGAGGCCATGTTAACCATCTGATACCTCAGTATATTGTAGGCTAAAAGCAGTCCCCATAACTCTTGGCGAACCATCTCTGGCTTTTTACTTCTTAGTGTAAATTCATTTTTAAGAAGCGCTGATTTCATTTCTCTGTAACCTACCTCTATCTCCCAACGATGGCTATACAAGTCCGTTATTTCTGAACTTGGGTAACGCATTGCGTCTGTCATGGATGTGAAGATATTGACCTCTTTCCCTTTGATTGTTCGAGTTATCAGTCGTACTTGTATGGCTTCTGGTAGGTCTGGGAACTTTTTCCTAGCTTGAGGGTTAGATTTCAACTCAACAAGCTTGTCGTTTCTTCCAAGTTTACTTATTACCGTGTACTGAGTCCCTTTTCTCATGGGTATCATCCAGTGACGCTCGCGACCAGTGCAAGCCCAGCGATTCAACAGACCAAGCGAGAAAAAGCCTCTATCGAACATCGTTAAACTATTGTCTGGAGTGGTTTCGATTAGGTTTTCTGCCAGCTTCATTTCATTCGTTTTATAGCTATCGAAAGCACTAGCAATAAGCATATGACTGGTCACTTCCATCTGACATACCATGCGAACTTGAGGAAAGCTCGCGTCGCCATTCTGATTTGAAGGGGCTTTGAAGGCCTCTCGATTTTCATCACTATCCGGCGTTCTCCAAAGCACACCATCGACGGCAAGCAGCTTCAACCCTGACCATGTGGGATGTTGTGCCTCTTGATTCCAAAGCCTTTGGCTCTGATGGAACACTTGTTTTACCGCTTCATCTCCTAGTCGTTGTCTAGCTTGAACAATAGCGCTTGGGGCTACCAACGATTTCTTACCTGGTAGCATCAGTTGGGCTTTTGACACAATGCTCCATAAAGGCTCTTGTCGATATAAAGACATAGCAATCACAGACCAGACAGCCATATCAAGGGGGATTCGACGCTTACGAATAGTTGCTACACCAGTAGTTTCAAGGCATTGGTTAATAAAATCAGGGGAGAGAATATCACTTAGCTTTCCCAGCTGTTCAGTGTTTGGTGCATAGCGATTAGCAAGTGATAAGGCTGTAGTTAATTGCAAAAGAAAAGGCTCTAAGATTGAATTCTTAGAGCCTTTATAAACGAGTTGGAGGATCGTTCAACCGATTAGTTATCGCTTAACTGATCGGCATTAGGCTTCGGCCCTCTTTTCTGTTTTTGGCTCTAACAAATGGAATCAGCTATCGATTGGCAGCAAAAATAAAAAAACCACCGGTTTTCACGGTGGCTTTTGTTGGTGTAAAAATCAGTTAAGGTTAAGGCTTCAGTGCACGTTCTCCACGTGCAATGCCGACTACACCACTACGAGCGACTTCCACGACTTCCGTAACTTCCGAAATCGCCTTAATAAACGCATCGAGTTTCTCACTGGTTCCTGCCAACTGAACGGTATATTGAGAAGCGGTAACATCAACAATCTGTCCACGGAAGATATCTGCAGTGCGTTTTACTTCCGCACGAGCAAAACCACTCGCTTTCACCTTCACCATCATCAGCTCACGTTCAAGGTGCTCAAGCTCTGTCACTTCCTGAACTTTTAACACATCAATTAACTTATGTAACTGTTTCTGAATCTGCTCTAGTTGCATCTCGTTTGACGTTGTCGTGATATTCATACGAGAAAGGGTTTCGTCATCAGTAGGAGAAACCGTCAACGATTCAATGTTGTAGCCACGTTGAGAGAACAAGCCTACAACGCGAGACAACGCACCAGGTTGGTTTTCCAATAGCAATGAAATAATGTGTCTCATATTATGTTCTCTCCGTTTTGCTTAGCCACATTTTGTCCATACCCTCACCTTTAATCTGCATAGGGTAAACGTGCTCGGTTTCATCGACGTTAATGTCAACGAACACCAAGCGGTCTTTCATATCGAGTGCTTTTTGTAGACCAGCTTCGAGTTGATCTGGCGTTTCGATACGAATACCAACGTGACCATAAGCTTCTGCAATTGCTGCAAAATCAGGAACAGAACTCATGTATGAATTAGAGTGACGACCTTGATAAATAATGTCTTGCCACTGTTTTACCATGCCTAGGAAGCGGTTATTCAGATTGATGATCTTCACTGGGATGTCGTACTGCATTGCGGTCGACAACTCCTGAATGTTCATTTGAATACTGCCGTCACCGGTGACCACGACCACTTCTTCCTCTGGCATCGCAAATTTAACACCCATACCTGCAGGAAGACCAAAGCCCATGGTGCCCAGACCGCCAGAGTTGATCCAACGACGTGGTTTGTTGAATGGATAGTAGAGTGCGGCAAACATCTGGTGCTGACCGACGTCTGACGCAACATAAGCATCGCCATTGGTCAGTTTATGTAACGTTTCAATTACTTGCTGAGGCTTAATGCGTTCTGGAGATGTGTCATAAGCTAAGCATTGACGATCGCGCCATACCTTAATGTCTTCCCACCAAGCTTGGATAGCTTCGTCGTCGTTTTCGCCTTCTTGCTCAGCCAACAAACCTAGCATGGTTGTCAGCACTTTTTCTGCCGAACCAACGATAGGTAAATCCACTTTCACGTTTTTCGATATCGACGATGGGTCGATATCGATATGCATGACTTTCGCATTAGGACAGTATTTTTCCAAATTGTTGGTAGTACGGTCATCAAAGCGAACCCCGATACCAAAGATCAGGTCAGCTTCGTGCATGGCCATGTTAGCTTCATAGGTACCATGCATACCCAACATGCCAAGCGAGTTTTTGTGAGTACCAGGGAATGCGCCCAAGCCCATCAAGGTGCTCACTACTGGAAGGTTAAGTTTATCCGCCAGTTCAAGGATATGCTCGTGCGCTCCGGAGATTACCGCACCACCACCTACGTAAAGCACTGGCTTTTTCGCCTCAAGCAGAGATTTAAGTGCTTTCTTTATTTGGCCTTTATGACCCGAAGTGGTCGGCTTGTACGAACGCATCGAAATGCTTTCTGGATACTGGTAAGGCAGCTTGATTTGCGGATTCATGACATCTTTTGGCAAATCAATCACAACTGGACCAGGGCGACCAGTTGTCGAAATGTAAAACGCTTTCTTGATCGTTTCAGGGATATCTTCCGCTTTCTTAACTAAAAAGCTGTGTTTTACCACTGGGCGAGAGACACCAACAATGTCACATTCTTGGAATGCATCGTTACCAATTAGGCTGTTCGGTACGTTACCTGAGATAACGATCATTGGGATAGAGTCCATGTAAGCGGTCGCAATACCGGTAATCGTATTGGTCGCGCCAGGACCTGAACATACCAGTACGACACCTGGTTTACCGGTGGCACGAGCATAGCCATCAGCCATGTGCGTCGCCGCTTGTTCATGTCGTACTAGTACGTGTTTAATTTGGTCGGTTTTGGCGTGCAGCGCGTCGTAGATATCTAGAACGGAACCGCCAGGGTAACCAAAGATCTGCGATACATTCTCTTCGATCAGAGATTGCACAACCATCTCTGCACCTGACAACATTGCTGTCATAATTGCTCTCCTTACCCAGTTTCCTCACCGTAAGGTCAACGGATAGGTCTGGTTTCACATAGTTTAGGGCTTATTCGTAGCCTAATCGAAATACTTCCACGTTTTCGGCTATGTCTTGCGTTCGTCATAACATCCCGCAAGGTTACCCAACAAATGTAACGCTTTATTATCAACGGGTCTAATGAGACATAGATCTCATTTTTCAACAAGATACTATGAATCGGATTGATAGAAGGAATAGCCGCCAGAGAAGAGAAAATAGACAGTATGATCGAAGAGAGTATTGGTTAAAAAAAGAATATTATTTCATATGCAACTCGAAGTTTGTCGCAAAATCCCCCTCTATTTCACAAAAATACAGCAGGAACACTGGTAAACGACAACGTCCCCAGATATGCACGAGACATCTCTGGGGACTTTTTCATCAATTTGAAATCTAAGCGAGTCTAGGTTGACAGAACTAATGCTTTTCCTTGTACATTTCTTCGATTTCGTCTTGGTATTTATCGTTGATAACTTTACGACGCAGTTTTTGGGTTGGTGTCAGCTCGCCATCATCCATTGAGAAAGCCTTTGGCAACAGTTTGAACTTCTTAACTTGTTCAAACTTAGCCAACTCTTTTTGTAGTTCATTCACTCGCTTTTCGAGCATTTCTACGACTTGATGATGTTTAATCAGCTCAACACGATCGTGATACGCAATGTTCAGCTCTTTGGCATACTCTTCCAACGAATCAAAACAAGGGACGATCAGTGCTGAAACGAATTTGCGTGTATCCGCGATAACCGCAATCTGCTCGATAAAGTGATCTTTACCGATAGCACCTTCTATCATCTGTGGCGCAATGT is drawn from uncultured Vibrio sp. and contains these coding sequences:
- the murQ gene encoding N-acetylmuramic acid 6-phosphate etherase, encoding MSELSSTINKEQNPETEQLSELPLMEVLELLNAHDASVAVSINKVLPEVAKAVELIAAQIRQGGRLFYVGAGTSGRLGVLDSAECPPTFGTDPALVQSIIAGGVDAMLAAVEDIEDCTESAPAELQQRQLTAQDVVLGIAASGRTPFVISAMDYARQVGAKTIALSTRGPGLISQHADVSIAPDVGAEVLAGSTRMKSGSAQKMLLGMLSTSVMLQLGKVHGNLMVDVKANNHKLRIRAQHMVQQICEVGELTAANLLDAVDYNVRAAVLLHTLDTSPSKALALAAQPFQPLKQQLLQGK
- a CDS encoding PTS transporter subunit EIIC, producing MANKIEHLELIADQIEQHIGGFDNVATLTNCMTRVRIVLKDRSLFDMDALRDVDGIKGVVDAGEQYQIIVGMGTAAKVAGVLNKRMKGAGVEEESTDIPVTQPFSIRRSLNTLAAIFVPTIPALIGCGLILGMVNIFKLVAPDFVAANPDIFTLFTVVGKAVFAVLSVMIGMNTAKELQASPAIGAVMAAVLAAPGLANIELFGNALVPGGGGMFAVLLVCVFSSKFELWFRSHCKESLDLIFTPTVTILVSSAVALFILQPIAHAVNVWLGNLVSVALLNESAGSVAVGGVLGGGFLFLLLTGLHQGLIPIHAQILETFGLNYLFPILAMGGMGQVGAAAYVYLKSKNERLKKTITGALPVGILGVGEPLLFGVSLPLGKTFIAGCLGGFAGGAMMAAFKIGIIIPFGTAGLSLIPLVGEGQIPSFLLAVVCAWIVGFIASMLLGFTDPVEKPAKSR
- a CDS encoding MurR/RpiR family transcriptional regulator, translated to MESIINKVKALAHSSNLNEKKISHFIIEQQFDLSKFSATKIGAKLGISDSSVIRYAKSIGCSGFPDLKLKLAALAPQTQKLPTQSVYAEIESSDSTQAIIEKSKNLFTSKIEQSLSLIDTDTIERSAEVLLKANKILLSGIGASALVAADINHKLIRSGFNVQFNLDYHMQIVQASLLKKGDVLLVVSARGNTQEVLAAIEKARANGAKVIALTRYGKGKVAQLSDFVIPYSYTEEHNQLGMVTPQLLQMIAFDILFFKLNTLTDSVCMNTALDSLRQIQR
- the glmS gene encoding glutamine--fructose-6-phosphate transaminase (isomerizing), with the protein product MCGIVGAVAQRDVAEILVEGLRRLEYRGYDSAGVAIVDAENNLTRVRRLGKVQELADAVEQEKVIGGTGIAHTRWATHGEPSEANAHPHMSGDIAVVHNGIIENYEELRETLRERGYVFESQTDTEVIAHLVEWELRTSETLLEAVQKTAKQLEGAYGTVALDRKDPSRIVVARSGSPIVIGFGVGENFLASDQLALLSVTRRFMYLEEGDVAEITRREVTVYDETGERVEREITESNAEHDAGDKGQYRHFMQKEIYEQPKALINTMEGRITADSVVTDAIGVNASDILSRVEHVQIVACGTSYNAGMTARYWFEDIAGVSCDVEIASEFRYRKFVTRPNSLLITLSQSGETADTLAALRLAKEKGYMAAMTICNVAGSSLVRESDFAFMTRAGVEIGVASTKAFTTQLSALLMLVTALGKQQNRISKEKEKEIVEALHALPEQINQALSFEKDIEALATDFADKHHTLFLGRGEFYPIAMEASLKLKEISYIHAEAYAAGELKHGPLALIDADMPVVVVAPSNDLLEKLKSNVEEVRARGGLLYVFADADAGFEGDETMKIITMPHVSEITAAIYYTIPMQLLSYYIALIKGTDVDQPRNLAKAVTVE
- a CDS encoding DeoR family transcriptional regulator — encoded protein: MSKRNTQLRRHAISNLVSELGEVSVDELAQQFETSEVTIRKDLASLEKNGQLLRRYGGAIAIPTEVIHEELSPNVSTRKLNLAKAAASLIRDHNRIVIDSGSTTAALIQQLNDKRGLVVMTNSLHVANALNELESEPTLLMTGGTWDTHSESFQGKVAESVLRAYDFDQLFIGADGIDLERGTTTFNELVGLSNVMAEVSREVIVMIESEKIGRRIPNLELAWQQIDVLVTDADIKAEHKFQIEQQGVKVICA
- the pykF gene encoding pyruvate kinase PykF, giving the protein MKKTKIVCTIGPKTESVEKLTELVNAGMNVMRLNFSHGDYEEHGTRIANFRQVMEATGKQLAILLDTKGPEIRTIKLEGGNDVDLVAGQEFTFTTDTSVVGNKDTVAVTYAGFATDLNVGNTILVDDGLIEMEVIATTETEVKCKVLNNGALGENKGVNLPGVSVNLPALSEKDKNDLKFGCEQGVDFVAASFIRKASDVQEIRDVLAANGGENIHIISKIENQEGVDNFDEILELSDGIMVARGDLGVEIPAEEVIFAQKMMIEKCNRARKMVITATQMLDSMINNPRPTRAEAGDVANAVMDGTDAVMLSGETAKGKYPVEAVTIMAQIANRTDSALKAELGSRLDSPRLRITEAVCKGAVDTAEKLAAPLIVVATEGGKSARSVRKYFPTANILALTTNTKTAAQLVLTKGVTPIVVESIANTDAFYVTGKELALESGLGNKGDIVVMVSGALVASGTTNTASVHVL
- a CDS encoding IS4 family transposase, whose protein sequence is MQLTTALSLANRYAPNTEQLGKLSDILSPDFINQCLETTGVATIRKRRIPLDMAVWSVIAMSLYRQEPLWSIVSKAQLMLPGKKSLVAPSAIVQARQRLGDEAVKQVFHQSQRLWNQEAQHPTWSGLKLLAVDGVLWRTPDSDENREAFKAPSNQNGDASFPQVRMVCQMEVTSHMLIASAFDSYKTNEMKLAENLIETTPDNSLTMFDRGFFSLGLLNRWACTGRERHWMIPMRKGTQYTVISKLGRNDKLVELKSNPQARKKFPDLPEAIQVRLITRTIKGKEVNIFTSMTDAMRYPSSEITDLYSHRWEIEVGYREMKSALLKNEFTLRSKKPEMVRQELWGLLLAYNILRYQMVNMASSIPGLYPNQLSFTTCAHAIIHLIHGFWLESAGTIPKRITHLIEETSHHVLPIKREDRIYPRAVKAKVRKYPNKKKASQLN
- the ilvN gene encoding acetolactate synthase small subunit, whose product is MRHIISLLLENQPGALSRVVGLFSQRGYNIESLTVSPTDDETLSRMNITTTSNEMQLEQIQKQLHKLIDVLKVQEVTELEHLERELMMVKVKASGFARAEVKRTADIFRGQIVDVTASQYTVQLAGTSEKLDAFIKAISEVTEVVEVARSGVVGIARGERALKP